The genomic DNA GGTCAGCCCCGCCTCCAGGCACTCCGGCGTCACCCCCCCGATCACCTTGGGCGTGTTGCGCGTCTGCCAGACCGGGTTGCCGGGGTCCACGCGCTCCGGAGAGAAGCACACGAAGAAGTCCTTCCCCACCTCCAGCTCCGATTCGGCCAGGATGGGGAGGAGCACCTCGCGGGTGGTGCCCGGATAGGTGGTGCTCTCCAGGATCACCAGCTGCCCCGGCCGCAGGGTGTGGAGCACTCCGTGGCCCGCAGCGACCACGTAGGAGAGGTCGGGGTCCTTGGTCTTGTTGAGCGGGGTGGGGACGCAGATGGAGATCACGTCGCACTCCCCCAGGCGGGACAGGTCGAACGTGGCGGAGAAGAGCCCCTCGTCCACCAGGTCGCGCACCGCCTCGCCGGGGACGTCGAGCACGTGGCTCTCCCCGCGATTGAGCTTCTCCACCACGGGCTCGCTGATGTCGAACCCCAGCACCCTGTATCCGCTGCGTGCCACCTCCACCGCCAGCGGCAGGCCGACGTAGCCCAGGCCGACGACTCCGACGGTCGCGGTGCGGTTCTCGATCTTCGAAGTCAGCGCAATCAGGTCAGGCATTCCCTTTTCGTCCTCACGTTCGTGGCACGCTCCGACGGCGGCTAGAGCCTGACCCGCACCCCGAGGGTCGCGTTCAGGTTGGCGACGTCGGAATCGTGGTTCCGGTTGAAGTTGTACACCCCCTCCACCCCGGCGGCGAGGTCCCACCGCCCGCGGAAGAGCACGGCGTCGGCACCGAGCGCCTGCATCACGTCCGGCTTTTCCACCATACCCGTGTCCGGATAGTCTCCCTCGGCCTGACGCAGGATGCGCCGCCATGCCAACGTCCAGCGGCCTCCCGGGTGGTAGTAGTCGGCCGCCAGCGTGGACGCGGAGCCTGCATACGCGGCGGGAGAGCCCAGGATCTGTCCCCGGTTGGTATGCCCCTGCCGGGTGGCAGCATGCACGTAGAAGGGCTCCTGTCGCCGACCCCGCTTCAGGTGCGAGGGCTCTCCGTTCACGACCTCGCCCCGCAACGCGAGCAGGCGATCCGCTCCGCGGGAGAAGACCTTCTGGAAGCCGAGCGTGAGCGCGGCGTTGTGGTCGGGCTCAAGGATCAGGTCCCGGAGGTTGTGGCGGTGGTCCTCGGTCGCGAACTCCGTGTACACCTCGAACCCGCTGCGCGGGAGGGTCCAGCGGGCGAACACCGAGGCGATCTGGTTGGCGACCACCGACTCCGGGATCTCGACCGTGTCGCTCCCGATCACGGTGGCCAGGTTCACTTTCAGGAACGTTTCCAGCGGCTTGGCGAGCTCCAGCGCGCCGACACCGCGCGCGGGCCAGGGCATGTGGAAGAAGCGCGTAGCGCCGAGCTCCAGCCCCGGGACTCCCCGAGGGGTGAAGGACGCTACCAGCCCGGTTCCGAAGCGCGTGGCGGAGTCGGGCGAGGTGGTCGCGAACGGAGACTGCTCCAGCCGAGCCCAGACGACCCGCCCGTGCACGCGGCCGATTCCCACGTTGACCGGCCGCGAGGTGCCGGCGAACATGTGAACGAAGCCGGGAGCGTTGTTGCCGAGGATCAGCGAGTACTCGCCGCCGGGACCCCATACCTGGTTGGCGGTGGAGACCCCCAGGGTGGCGATCCCCACGTCCGCCCGGAGCGTGCTCTGCCCGGGGTCCACGCGCGCGTACGCCCCCTCGCCGAAGCGCTGCGGAAGGTCGATCTGCGTCGGGCGCCGCCAGTCCGCGAAGGCGGCGCTGTCGGAGAGGACGTGCGGCGCGAGGTCGAACGGGGCGTTCTGCGCGACGAACGCGACCGGGGCCAGCGTGAGGGAGAGCGGACCCAGCCGCGCGGTGACGCCGGCCTGCACCGCCGTGGTCAGCCCGCGTCCGGCCCAGACCGCGCCGTCGTTGGCTCCGTACGGGAAGGCCGAGTTGAGGACGGCGGCGGTACGTGGAGCGTGCAGCTGGATCTGGGGCCGCCACCCGCCGCCCGTCCCGAAGCGGTACCGGTCCGCCCAGGGGTGCACGGAATCCCGGGGCGCCCGCCGCGCCACCTCGTCCAGAGAGAAGCCCCGGATGGACCACGGGACGGGATCGGCTTTTCCAGCCACCTGGAGCACGCGCAGGTACCGCTCCAGCTCTCCGCCCGCGAACACCTCACCCGCCACGACGGAAGGAGACGGCTCCTGGGCGGGGAGGATGGCGGGAGCGAGGCAGAAGAGCAGCACCAGCAGGTGCAGCGTGCGGAGACCAGGGACGTAGCGTCGCCGCGCCGCGCCCGATTGTGACCTCGGGTGGGTGAACGTCATCAGTATGGCAACTGCGCTGTTTCTCGGCGGACCCTGCGGTCCGCCGGAAAGTGCGCCGGTGATGTCATGGTTGGACTTATGTCGGCACCAATGTTATCCTTGGCGCTCCGAAATGTCTAGCGAGCCCTGAACGACACGCATGCTTCCGATACCGACCGGAGCCCGCTTTCGGGCCCGCGCGCTCGCCCTCGCGCTGCCGGCCCTCGCCGCCTCGGGTCTCCAGGCGCAGGAGCCGGACACCGTCTCTGCCGCCGGAGAGTTGACGCGCCTCCCCACCCTGGGGTCACCGGTCGAAGACCGGCTCCGGGTGCTCCAGCTGCTCGGGCGCGCGTCCACCGACGGGTACCTGATCCGCTCCCCCTCGTCGCAGCTGCCGTCGCTCGCCGGGGAGGGAATGGTCCGCTGGGCCCCGCTCGCCCCGGAGGTGCGCGCGGCCTGGAACGCTGCCCTGCCCTTCTCGCTGAACGACGGCGCCCTCTGGGCGGGCCGGGGGATGAACGCCCAGGCCACCGTGGGGGCGATGCTGCAGGCGGGCCCGGTCTCGCTCGTCCTGGCACCGCAGCTCGTCTACTCGCAGAACCTGGACTTCCAGACGATCCCGTCGGACAGCATGGACCGGAGCGCCTTCGCGGCCCGGTGGTACGTGGGCACATCCTCCGCCGACGTGCCCCTCCGCTTCGGCAACGTCCCCGTCCTCCGGCTGCTTCCCGGGCAGAGCACCCTCTCCGTGCGCTACGGTGCGCTGGCGGCCGGCGCCTCCACCGAGAACCAGTGGTGGGGTCCCGGGATCCGCAACGGGATCGTGATGAGCAATAACGCCGAGGGGTTCCCGCACCTGTTCCTCCGCACGGCCGCGCCCCTCCGCACTCGGCTGGGGGCGTTCGAGGCGAAGTGGATCATCGGCGGGCTCTCGGAGTCGCTCTACTTCGACACCGTGAGCACCAACAACAGCCGCTCCCTGAGCGGCTTCACGGCCACCTACCGCCCCGCCGCCGTTCCGGACCTCACGCTCGGTCTGGCCCGCGTCCTGTACGCCGGGCCGATGAACGTCGAGCGCGTCCCGCTGCACGTGGCCGACGCGTTCATTCGCTGGGAGGCGCCGCAGGAGCCGGTGCGCACCGCGGCCCCGGGCGACACCACCGGGCGAGACACCACGTTCGTGTGGCCGTCCGGTTCGGGGAGGGAGCAGATGTTCTCGCTGTTCGGCCGATGGGTCTTCCCTCGCGACGGATTCGAGATCTACGGCGAGTGGGCGCGGACGCTGCTCCCCACTTCGCTCGTGGACCTGCTGAACGCGCCGAACCACACGCAGGGCTACACCCTGGGCGTGCAGTGGGCGCGCCCCGTCCGGCGCGGCGACCTCTTCCGCCTGCAGACAGAGGTCACCTACCTGGAGGAAAGCGCCACCTTCGACCAGCGGCCGGTGGAGGGATTCTACGTGAGCCGCTCCATCCCGCAGGGATACACCCACCTCGGGAAGGTGATCGGCGCCGCCGTCGGGCCCGGCGGATCCGGCCAGTGGCTCGCGGGCGACTACCTCGCGGGCGGCTGGCGGCTGGGCGCCTTCGGTGGACGGATCCGCTGGAACAACGACGTCTACTACGATCGGCCCGGCGGCGCCTACGTGGCGCACGACGTTTCCCTCTTCGGCGGGATTCGCGGAGGCGTGCGCATCTGGAGCATGTACCTGGACGTGGAGTACGCGGGCGAGCAGCGGTACAACTACCTCTTCCAGAACCCGGAGACGGAGGTGGACGGCTTCGAGGCGGTGGACAAATGGAACCGGAGCCTGCGCATCATGGTGACACCCCGGTAGCGCCAGAGCGCGAACCGAACAACTCCGGGATCCAGTGCAGTCAGTCTCGGCGTACAACGCGGACAAGGTCTTCACGTACGAGTTCAGCGAGAGCCGGCTCAAAAAGGCATCGTCACCACCCCCAATCTGCGTCATTCGAGAACCGCCTGCGCATCCTGCTGGGGATCGGAGATCAACACGACGAGGCGACGGTCAGTTCCGTCGCCTCGTCGTGTCGTGATTGCAGCCGGCAGGTCAGGGAGGATTGAGGGCCGGCAGGTCGGACTCGAGACCCACTCGAAGCCTCACAGTCCTCCGCTCGGTCGGCGTGAGGATCCGCGACCACGACACCAGCAGGAAGACCGCCGACGTCCCGAGGAGGAAGATCGCCCGGGCGGCCATCGTAGGAAGCTCCATCGCGACAAGGAGCACCGCGACGCCAGGAAGCATCATTGCGGCCGTACGGCGGAGGACCGCACCTCCGTTGGGGAGGGCCCGCCCCACCAGCACGCAGAGAATTCCGGTGTCGGCGGCGACCCGCACCACCCAGGCGATTGCCGCGCCCTCGATCCCCCGGGCGTGCAGCAGTGCCCAGAGCAGCGCCACGTAGAACGGCATCTCCAGCAGGTTCAGCTTTCCGGTGAGCTCCGGCCGGCCGATCCCCTGCAGCCCTGCCCCGGGGATCATCCCGATGCTGTTGATGAAGACACCGATCGCAAGCCACTGCATCACCCGCGTGCTCTCGGCGGCGAAGCCGGCGCCCAGCCAGAGGGTGAGCCCCTCGCGTGCGAACACGACGAGGGCGAGCGTGACCGGGAACAGCAGGACGAACAGGACCCGGATGGCCTGGTCGAACAACCGGAGCGTCCGCTCCCTGTCGGTGACGAACGTCGCGGAAAACGCCGGGAAGAGGGCTCCGAGCACCGCCCCGGGGAGGAGCCAGAGCTTGGTCACTGCGTCGTACGGCGTCGTGTAGAAGGTGACCGCCGCCATGGAGAGAACCGAGCCGATCAGGAACCGGTCGGAGTAGATCATCACCGAGCTGCTGATGTTGCTCGCGGTCACCCACCCCCCGAAGCGGGCGAGCGGCGCGAGCACCTCCGCCCGGAGCACCGGAACCGTCCGCAGCTCCGGGATCTGGCGGAGGCAGACGACCAGGTGCGCCACCCAGGCCAGGATCCTGCCCGCCACGAGCAGGCCCACCACGTAGGTGAGATCGGGAGTGAACGGGAGCACGGCCAGCGGGGCGACGTAGGTGAACGCCCCCATGGGGAGCCGCAGGGCATTTACCGCCCCGAAGCGCTGGTACGCCTCCAGGAGCCCCCGCAGCCCCGTGGTCCCCAGGACGGACGGGATGGAAAGAGCGATCAGGTAGAGCGCGCTCAGCGCCTCCGCCTCCAGCTCGGGCGGGATGTTCAGCACCCGGTGCACGAGGAGGGGCGAGACGAGCGCCAGGACCCCCCCGCCGACGGCGCCGAAGAGCAGCAGCATTCCCTGCCCCGTCCAGGCGATGGACGGGATCTCCTCCGCTTCGCCCGACGCGAGCCGCTCCGCGACCGCCTTGGTGAGCGCCGGCCCGAGCCCCAGGTCGAACAGGGTGAGGTACCCTACCGCCGTCCATGCCACGGCCAGGATCCCGAAGCGCTCCGCACCCAGCCCGTGCACGGTGAACGGGATGCAGACAAGCGCCAGGAGGACGGGAAGCCCCAGCCCCAGCAGGTTGAGCATCGTCTGCCGGGCAATCGTCCGACCGGTGATCATGAGGAGAGCGAATTCTGGGGGGCGGCGGCTCCGCGGGCTCCGTGCGCCGGGAGATCCACGCCCGCGATCCTCTCGACCTCGGGCCGCATCAGGCCGCTCCAGTCCACGGCGGGTGCGAGGTGGATCACGTCCATGTGCGTGGCAATGCTCGGGATGGGAATCCAGAGCGAGCGACGCCGGCCCAGAGCGAGCTGCCCGGCGCAGTGGCGCCAGGCGTGGTACGCAATGGTCGTGTTCAGCCGGTCCGAAACCAGGTAGCGGAGGACCCGGAGCGGGTTCCGGACCGAGTGCTTGCTGAGGCTGAACCAGAGCCCCGCGTCCGAGTTTCCGCGGCAGTAGCTGCGGAAGACCTCCTTCGTCTCCCGCAGGACCCTCCGCGTGGTCAGGAACGTGAGACACGTGGAGGCGGCCGTCCTCCAGTGGCGCCCGCCGAAGGCCCGGATCCGCGCCGGCTCGTCGTGGATGTCCAGGCGGTAATAGTCCCGATGGTCGTACGGCGAGACGAAGTCGGCGTCCGGGTGCTCCCGGAGGAAGGCGATCATCTCCGCGAACTCGCCGTCGCGGTAGAAGTAGTCGTCCTCGCAGAAGTACACGAGATCCGACTCGGTCTGCCCGAGCAGGATTTCGATCTGCCTCTCGAAGGTGGCGGCGTTTCCGACGCCCGGCAATGAAACGATCTCCAGCTCCTCCGGCGCGAACGTGGCCCTGAACAGCGCCTCGTACTCCGGGGGGCAACCGTCCAGGATCGCCCAGACCTTCACCCGCAGGGAGCCGAGCGAGCGCCGGAACGACCTCAGGCACAGCTCCGCGAGGCGGAGCTTGTCCTCCGAAAAGACCGGGGTCGCGCGGGAGACCCTGGGATAGATCCGGTATGCGATCGCGACGTCAGCCATTCCGGCCGCTCCGCCCGCCGTCACCGGCCCCGCCGGACGGCACGGAACCTCCCGCGGAGAGGGATTCCCCCGTTGAGCATGGAGACGGCTCCGCTGATCGTATCCCCGAAGACCACCCGCTTGAGCGTGTCCCCCCGGATCACGCTCCTGACGGTGTCGTTGGACAGGACCCCGTCGTGCCGCCACTGCCGGGTCGAGATGGAGAAGCCGACGAACGGAGTCACCACACGCGTCGCCGGATCCCAGGCGATCGTGCCGTTCCGGACGGGATAGTCGGGGAGGGAGCCGGAGAGGAAGGCCAGGTCTCCGTCACACCGCAGCACGCCTCCCGCCGCCCGCCCCTCGAAGCCCTCGTCGGCGATCCCCCAGGGACCGAAGGTCAGCGTCATCCCATCGATGTCGCAGCGCGACGACGAGATCCCCTCGACGCGCATCTCCGTCGCGGTATATGCCCACGTTCCGGAAAGATCCGGGAGTGGAGAATCGTCCGGCCCCAGAGCGGAGTCCGGCTTGCAGGCCGACAGGAGCACGACGGCCACCGCCCCGGAGACGATCCGCCGCCTCCGCCGGAACATTGCATCGGGGCGGCGGGACCCCGGCACGGGCCTATCCATCGGCCCCTCCCTCTTCCGACTCGACTTTCCAGAAGCGCAGGTAGATGCGCGGCCGGTCGTCCTCGACCGTGCTCAACCGGAGTCCGGGGACGGTGAATGCCCGTCCCGGAGCGGGCGGGCGGACGTGCAGGTCGCCGACGACCTGCCCACTGGCGAGCGGAGCGGGCTCGATGGCGACGCTTCCGAAGCGATCCGTGACCGCCCGGTACGTCGCGGGGGAGATCGGAACTCCTCCGGTCCGCACGAACTCGATCTCCAGCCCCTCCACCCCCTCGTCCGTGTCCGCCCAGAGGAACTGGACCATGTAGGGTAGCCGCGATCCGATCCCGACCCGGATGACCGAGTCCGCGTGCTCCGTCACGGCCGTCCGGAGTCGGAGGTCCGGGAGAACGATCGGCTTGTACGGAGGAGGCGGATACACCGTCAGCTCCCCCGTTACGATGCCGTGCTCGAGCGTCGTGGGGCGGATGAGCAGGAACCCCCGAGGGTCGGCGGTCAGACGAAGCGTGTCCGAATTGAGCCGAATCCCCCCCGTGCGGCGGAAGACCGCCTCGACGCCAGCGGCGGGCTGTCCGGTCGCCCGGAAGTGGAGCGCGACCGAGTAGGAGAAGTACGGGTACGGGATCTCCCGCTCGCGCAGCCGGAGCACCTCACCGGGGGCACGGGTCGTCGCGAGCTGGAGTCCCCGCTCGCGGATCGGCTCGATGGGACCCGGCGGCATTATCACGAGGTCGCCGATCACCTGCCCCTCGCGCGTGGCCCGCCCCTCGATCAGGAAGCGCCCCTTCGCGTCCGACGTCGCCACCAGGGTGTCCGACTCGAGCTGCACGCCCCCGGTACGGACGAACTTCACTGTGACGGCCTCCGCCGGGCCGCCCGCGGGGTAGCCGAACTTCCGCGTCAGCACGCCCTCGTACCGCAGCTGCGGAGCGACACAGCTCCCCACCCCCGTGCAGGGGTCGCACGCGGCCACCAGCAGCGCCATCAGCGGGAGGAATCTCCGAAACATCTATTTACCGGTTGATGCCCCCTACGGGAGGCCGTGTCGCCCTCCGGCTCGCGCGCGGAGGCAGGAACAGACTAACGAATCTACAAGACAACAGGGATTCTGTCGATGACAGAACCCCTGCGTTTTCATCGACTTCAAGCCACCGGCGCGGCGGCACCCCCGGGTGGCCCCGCCGCGCCCCCCGCGCCGCCGGCCAGGGGGGCGCGGAGCTCCGCCCTGACCGCCTCCAGCACCTCCCCTACCTCCAGGCCGCGGATGCACGCCATCTCCGCGCATCCGCGGCTGAGATGGCACGGCGCACACGGGACGGGGTGCGTGAGGGTGCGCACCCGGTCCCCGAGGGGCCGCCACTGGTCGATCCGGTTCATCCCGGAGAAGAGCACGACCGCCGGGACCGCGGAGCCGGCGGCGAGGTGCCCCGCCACCGAGTCCACCGAGACCACCAGGCGGGCGCCGGCCACCGCGCCGACGAACTCGTCCCAGCGGAGGCGGTCGCACAGGTTGCGGCACCCCGCCCGGCCGCCGATCGTCCGCTCGGCCTGCTCCCGCTGCTCCGCACCGCTCCCGGTGAACACCAGCGTGTGCCCCTCCGCCAGGAGCGCCCCCACGAGCGCGTGCCACTTCTCCGACGGCCACTCCTTGAGCGGCAGTCCCGCACCCATGTGGACCACGACGTAGCCACCGCGGGGCAGGCCGCCGTCCGCGCCTTCGGGGCACGGCGGGAGCGCGTAGCGCAGCGTCCCCACCCGGCCGAAGCGCGGGTCCAGCCGCGCCAGGAGCGCGCGGTGGTGATCCGCCATGTGGCCGCCCGAGTCGGTCCAGGCGGCGGCGTGCGTCAGGAGCGGACCGAAGCCGCCGCTGGTGAACCCCGCCCGGACCGGGATCCCCGCCCGCCGGAGAAGCGGAATCGAGTTGGGGAAGTACGGGTGGAGGTCCACGGCCGCGTCGTAGCCGGCCTCCTCGATCTCGGCCAGCGCCCGCCGGCGCGTGTCGCGGTACCGGCGGAGCCGGTCCCTCCACCCTGTCCCGGAGCGGATCAGCTTCCAGTGGTCCACGGTGTGGATTCGCCGGACCAGCGGGTGGCCCTGCAGCACCGGGCGCGACCAGGAACCGGCGAGCACGCCGACCTCCGTCTCCGGCCACACCGCGGCGACCAGGGGAAGGACGGCGGAGGCGATCACCGCGTCACCGAGGTGGCCGCCGATCGCGAGGAGGAGACGGCGGGGAGGACGGGCCAGGGGGGCTCCGTCACGCCCCCCGGGGAGCGCGGCGAGGAGCACGTCCACGGCGCGAAGCCCCCCCACCAGGAGCGGATTGCTCGCCAGGTAGCCCCCGCGAAGCGGAGACCGCGGGGCCGGCTGCGGAGGCAGGGCGATCGGGTCCATCGAGTGGGGACGGCCGGGGACCGGCCGTCTACGCGACGCGCTCCCGGGGCACCCGTGCCGCCGGCGCGTCACGTGCCCCCGCGGGGAGAACACCCGGATCGCGAGCCGGCGCGGGGTCGCGGCCGGCGAAGAAGTCGCGGTAGGCGCGCAGCACCGCACGAATCCGGGCGCCCTGGAGGCGCACCACCTTCGGCGCGAGCTGGCGGTAGACGGAGTACGCCACCGCGACCGGGAGGAACCCCGGGTAGAAGCGCCGGACGAGGAGGAGCATCCCGCGGAGGACGTGGTAGTCGTGCAGCGGGCTCTTGTACTGCACGCTCTGGCCTCCCTTGTGCCAGACCGTGCTCCCGGGCGCATAGACCAGCTTCCACCCCCCGGCCCGCGAGCGGAGGCACCAGTCCACCTCCTCGGAGTAGAGGAAGTAGCGCTCGTCCAGCATTCCCACCTGCTCCAGGAGGCGGCTCCGGACGAGCATGCTGGCCCCGGTGATGTAGTCCGGCTCCAGCACGTCCGACCAGCGATCCAGGTCCGTCTGGTCCGCCCCCAGGTGCCGGGTGAAGCCGGACCAGGGGACCACCTGCCCCCCGGCGATGGCCTGGATCCGCTCCGGGTCGTCGTAGTAGAGGAGGCGCGACCCCACCATCCCCACCCCGGGGTCATCCTCGGCCGTCCGCACCATCGCGGAGAGCGCCCGCGGGTGGATCACCGTGTCGTTGTTCAGCAGCCACACGTAGGCCGCGTCGCCGCGCGCCAGCACGTACCGGAGCCCGACGTTGTTCCCCCCCGCGTAGCCCAGGTTTCCGCCCGTCTGCACGAGGACGAGCGGAGCGTCGCCCCCCGCGCCCATCTCCGCCTCCTCGCGCGTCAGCTCCACGTAGCGAATCGGCTTCGGGACGGCGGGCGAGCAGAACCGGCGCAGCGGCGGACCGGCTGGAAGGGGCGCCTCCACCTCTCCGCGCGCCCAGGCGGCGATCTGCTCCAACGACCCGTTGCCGGAGTCGTTGTCGCACACCACCACCTGATAGCGGGCGTGCTCCTGGCGGAAGACGCTCTCCAGGCACTCGATGGTGTCCTGCCACCCCCGCCAGTTCAGCAGGAGGACGTAGACCTTGGAATCACGCTGCACGGCGCCTTCCGATCCGCTGAATGAGAAAACCCGTCCGGACACCGCCCGGACCGGCTGCATCGACCTTCGTCGCGATAACCCTACGCGGACAAAGCCTCCGCGTCCAGTACCCGCCCTGCAAAAGGAGCCGCCCGCCGCGCCGATTTCGTCGAAATCGGCCCTACGCGATCATCTGCTCGGCCGGAGCGCGCCCGCGCAGCTGCGGAAAGCGCTCGGC from Longimicrobiaceae bacterium includes the following:
- a CDS encoding glycosyltransferase family 2 protein gives rise to the protein MQRDSKVYVLLLNWRGWQDTIECLESVFRQEHARYQVVVCDNDSGNGSLEQIAAWARGEVEAPLPAGPPLRRFCSPAVPKPIRYVELTREEAEMGAGGDAPLVLVQTGGNLGYAGGNNVGLRYVLARGDAAYVWLLNNDTVIHPRALSAMVRTAEDDPGVGMVGSRLLYYDDPERIQAIAGGQVVPWSGFTRHLGADQTDLDRWSDVLEPDYITGASMLVRSRLLEQVGMLDERYFLYSEEVDWCLRSRAGGWKLVYAPGSTVWHKGGQSVQYKSPLHDYHVLRGMLLLVRRFYPGFLPVAVAYSVYRQLAPKVVRLQGARIRAVLRAYRDFFAGRDPAPARDPGVLPAGARDAPAARVPRERVA
- a CDS encoding nucleotide sugar dehydrogenase produces the protein MPDLIALTSKIENRTATVGVVGLGYVGLPLAVEVARSGYRVLGFDISEPVVEKLNRGESHVLDVPGEAVRDLVDEGLFSATFDLSRLGECDVISICVPTPLNKTKDPDLSYVVAAGHGVLHTLRPGQLVILESTTYPGTTREVLLPILAESELEVGKDFFVCFSPERVDPGNPVWQTRNTPKVIGGVTPECLEAGLTFYSRVFDTMVPVESAEAAELVKVYENTFRMINIALANELAQACDRLGVDVWG
- a CDS encoding flippase, coding for MITGRTIARQTMLNLLGLGLPVLLALVCIPFTVHGLGAERFGILAVAWTAVGYLTLFDLGLGPALTKAVAERLASGEAEEIPSIAWTGQGMLLLFGAVGGGVLALVSPLLVHRVLNIPPELEAEALSALYLIALSIPSVLGTTGLRGLLEAYQRFGAVNALRLPMGAFTYVAPLAVLPFTPDLTYVVGLLVAGRILAWVAHLVVCLRQIPELRTVPVLRAEVLAPLARFGGWVTASNISSSVMIYSDRFLIGSVLSMAAVTFYTTPYDAVTKLWLLPGAVLGALFPAFSATFVTDRERTLRLFDQAIRVLFVLLFPVTLALVVFAREGLTLWLGAGFAAESTRVMQWLAIGVFINSIGMIPGAGLQGIGRPELTGKLNLLEMPFYVALLWALLHARGIEGAAIAWVVRVAADTGILCVLVGRALPNGGAVLRRTAAMMLPGVAVLLVAMELPTMAARAIFLLGTSAVFLLVSWSRILTPTERRTVRLRVGLESDLPALNPP
- a CDS encoding glycosyltransferase family 9 protein codes for the protein MDPIALPPQPAPRSPLRGGYLASNPLLVGGLRAVDVLLAALPGGRDGAPLARPPRRLLLAIGGHLGDAVIASAVLPLVAAVWPETEVGVLAGSWSRPVLQGHPLVRRIHTVDHWKLIRSGTGWRDRLRRYRDTRRRALAEIEEAGYDAAVDLHPYFPNSIPLLRRAGIPVRAGFTSGGFGPLLTHAAAWTDSGGHMADHHRALLARLDPRFGRVGTLRYALPPCPEGADGGLPRGGYVVVHMGAGLPLKEWPSEKWHALVGALLAEGHTLVFTGSGAEQREQAERTIGGRAGCRNLCDRLRWDEFVGAVAGARLVVSVDSVAGHLAAGSAVPAVVLFSGMNRIDQWRPLGDRVRTLTHPVPCAPCHLSRGCAEMACIRGLEVGEVLEAVRAELRAPLAGGAGGAAGPPGGAAAPVA
- a CDS encoding capsule assembly Wzi family protein, with protein sequence MTFTHPRSQSGAARRRYVPGLRTLHLLVLLFCLAPAILPAQEPSPSVVAGEVFAGGELERYLRVLQVAGKADPVPWSIRGFSLDEVARRAPRDSVHPWADRYRFGTGGGWRPQIQLHAPRTAAVLNSAFPYGANDGAVWAGRGLTTAVQAGVTARLGPLSLTLAPVAFVAQNAPFDLAPHVLSDSAAFADWRRPTQIDLPQRFGEGAYARVDPGQSTLRADVGIATLGVSTANQVWGPGGEYSLILGNNAPGFVHMFAGTSRPVNVGIGRVHGRVVWARLEQSPFATTSPDSATRFGTGLVASFTPRGVPGLELGATRFFHMPWPARGVGALELAKPLETFLKVNLATVIGSDTVEIPESVVANQIASVFARWTLPRSGFEVYTEFATEDHRHNLRDLILEPDHNAALTLGFQKVFSRGADRLLALRGEVVNGEPSHLKRGRRQEPFYVHAATRQGHTNRGQILGSPAAYAGSASTLAADYYHPGGRWTLAWRRILRQAEGDYPDTGMVEKPDVMQALGADAVLFRGRWDLAAGVEGVYNFNRNHDSDVANLNATLGVRVRL
- a CDS encoding capsule assembly Wzi family protein — its product is MLPIPTGARFRARALALALPALAASGLQAQEPDTVSAAGELTRLPTLGSPVEDRLRVLQLLGRASTDGYLIRSPSSQLPSLAGEGMVRWAPLAPEVRAAWNAALPFSLNDGALWAGRGMNAQATVGAMLQAGPVSLVLAPQLVYSQNLDFQTIPSDSMDRSAFAARWYVGTSSADVPLRFGNVPVLRLLPGQSTLSVRYGALAAGASTENQWWGPGIRNGIVMSNNAEGFPHLFLRTAAPLRTRLGAFEAKWIIGGLSESLYFDTVSTNNSRSLSGFTATYRPAAVPDLTLGLARVLYAGPMNVERVPLHVADAFIRWEAPQEPVRTAAPGDTTGRDTTFVWPSGSGREQMFSLFGRWVFPRDGFEIYGEWARTLLPTSLVDLLNAPNHTQGYTLGVQWARPVRRGDLFRLQTEVTYLEESATFDQRPVEGFYVSRSIPQGYTHLGKVIGAAVGPGGSGQWLAGDYLAGGWRLGAFGGRIRWNNDVYYDRPGGAYVAHDVSLFGGIRGGVRIWSMYLDVEYAGEQRYNYLFQNPETEVDGFEAVDKWNRSLRIMVTPR